A window of Blastocatellia bacterium contains these coding sequences:
- a CDS encoding adenylosuccinate synthase, with protein MRNIVIIGTQWGDEGKGKIVDLLTPHFDIVTRYQGGHNAGHTVVVGDRKFILRLLPSGILHPETTCIIGNGVVIDPQALKTEVEELETVGINVSGRLWISNRAHLIMPYHRAIDIAREDALGNEKVGTTRRGIGPTYEDKISRRGLRVGDLQDNQSFRQKVLANLNFAQEHLKASGHNLAYDQEMYESYFQTAESLIPYIKDTTYFLNSMVKAGKNILLEGAQATMLDIDHGTYPYVTSSSATAGGASVGTGLGPGKISGVLGITKAYTTRVGSGPFPTELNDEIGEHLRKRGSEFGAVTGRSRRTGWFDALIVRYSVLVSGIDTIALTKLDVLDEMPEIKVCTGYRYKGGEIKEIPALASALEQVEPIYKTVKGWQQNTAQIKNYQELPQLAQDYVKVLEDLVECPIGMISTGPERDETIFLPNQLMQGWLMK; from the coding sequence ATGAGAAATATTGTAATAATTGGCACACAATGGGGTGATGAAGGTAAAGGAAAAATTGTTGATTTACTTACCCCTCATTTTGATATCGTCACTCGTTATCAAGGTGGTCATAATGCAGGCCATACGGTTGTAGTTGGTGATCGTAAATTTATCTTGCGACTTCTTCCATCAGGTATCTTACATCCAGAAACTACTTGTATTATTGGTAATGGCGTAGTTATAGATCCACAAGCACTAAAAACAGAAGTAGAAGAACTAGAAACAGTCGGAATTAATGTTTCAGGTCGGTTATGGATTAGCAACCGCGCTCATTTAATTATGCCTTATCATCGTGCTATTGATATTGCCAGAGAAGATGCTTTAGGTAATGAAAAGGTAGGAACTACTAGACGTGGTATTGGCCCAACCTATGAAGATAAAATTAGTCGTCGGGGCTTGCGAGTAGGTGATTTACAAGATAATCAATCTTTTCGTCAAAAAGTGCTAGCTAACTTAAATTTTGCTCAAGAACACTTAAAAGCTAGCGGCCATAACTTAGCTTATGACCAAGAAATGTATGAAAGTTATTTTCAAACTGCTGAAAGCTTAATCCCTTACATTAAAGATACTACGTATTTTCTTAATAGTATGGTTAAAGCAGGGAAAAACATTTTGCTAGAAGGCGCACAAGCAACAATGCTAGATATTGATCATGGAACATACCCTTATGTAACCTCTTCTAGCGCGACGGCTGGAGGAGCTAGCGTTGGCACTGGACTTGGCCCAGGGAAAATTAGTGGCGTACTTGGAATTACTAAAGCATATACTACTAGGGTAGGAAGTGGCCCATTTCCTACAGAGCTAAATGATGAAATTGGGGAGCATTTAAGAAAACGTGGAAGTGAATTTGGTGCTGTAACAGGTCGCTCACGTCGCACAGGTTGGTTTGATGCTTTAATAGTTCGCTATAGTGTTTTAGTAAGTGGAATAGATACAATAGCTTTAACCAAATTAGATGTTTTAGATGAAATGCCAGAAATAAAAGTATGCACAGGTTATCGCTACAAAGGCGGAGAAATAAAGGAAATTCCTGCTCTAGCTAGTGCTTTAGAACAAGTTGAACCTATTTACAAAACTGTTAAAGGTTGGCAACAAAACACTGCTCAAATAAAAAATTATCAAGAACTACCACAACTTGCACAAGATTATGTAAAAGTGCTTGAAGATCTAGTAGAATGCCCTATAGGAATGATTTCAACTGGGCCTGAACGAGACGAAACTATTTTCTTACCTAATCAATTAATGCAGGGTTGGTTAATGAAATAA
- the trxA gene encoding thioredoxin: protein MAGNVLEITDNNFGSEVVDSSVPVLLDFWAAWCAPCRMLAPTVEAIAKDYEGKAKVGKLNVDENNEISAKYGIKGIPTLILFKNGVEQERVVGATTKDNIARMLDKHL, encoded by the coding sequence ATGGCGGGTAATGTATTAGAGATTACTGATAACAATTTTGGATCTGAGGTGGTGGACTCATCTGTTCCTGTACTATTAGATTTTTGGGCTGCTTGGTGCGCACCTTGCCGGATGCTTGCACCCACTGTAGAAGCAATTGCAAAAGACTATGAAGGAAAAGCAAAGGTGGGAAAACTCAATGTTGATGAAAACAATGAGATTTCTGCTAAATATGGAATTAAAGGTATTCCTACGCTTATTCTTTTCAAAAATGGTGTTGAGCAAGAGCGCGTAGTTGGAGCTACTACTAAAGATAATATTGCTCGTATGTTAGATAAACATTTATAA
- the glgA gene encoding glycogen synthase GlgA — MEKLRIVLAASEVVPFAKTGGLADVVGALPKALARLGCDVSIIMPRYSTIKSGQLLIKDLAVPFAYQTKNCSIWYEEKDGVPIYFVDIPEYFWRDSLYGHRDDAERFAYFSRAVLEFYRQTNKTVDVFHCNDWMTGLIPVYLRTNYASNPFFAKTATILTIHNLAFQGMFGLDAISYFGLDSNLAYGQKGLEFSNVGSALKGGILYADAITTVSNRYAQEIQTPQHGFKMDGLLKSRRYSLIGILNGVDMDDWNPATDIHLPANYSVNDLSGKKICKRELLKTFGLPLDLDRPLIGIISRMTDQKGFDLIIKIMNRILETSANFVLLGSGSDYYERYFQAVRDSRPDRVGVYFGFNNPLAHRIEAGSDIFLMPSYYEPCGLNQMYSLLYGTVPIVHATGGLDDTVENFDRVKLEGNGFKFYSYNTEKLLERVYEALIAYNETELWQRIMINGMTEDFSWSKSARKYLDVYRTVKQRLVNN; from the coding sequence GTGGAAAAATTACGAATAGTTTTAGCTGCATCAGAAGTTGTTCCTTTTGCAAAAACTGGTGGATTGGCAGATGTTGTTGGTGCTTTACCTAAAGCTTTAGCTAGGTTAGGTTGTGATGTATCTATTATAATGCCTAGGTACTCAACAATAAAAAGCGGTCAGCTATTAATTAAAGATTTAGCCGTCCCATTTGCTTATCAAACAAAAAACTGCTCTATTTGGTATGAAGAAAAAGATGGAGTGCCAATTTATTTTGTAGATATTCCAGAATATTTTTGGCGTGACAGTCTTTATGGTCATAGAGATGATGCAGAGCGTTTTGCCTATTTTAGCCGGGCAGTTTTAGAATTTTATCGCCAAACAAACAAAACTGTAGATGTATTTCATTGTAATGACTGGATGACAGGGCTTATACCTGTTTACTTACGTACTAACTATGCTAGCAATCCTTTTTTTGCCAAAACAGCCACAATTTTAACTATTCATAACTTAGCTTTCCAAGGAATGTTTGGATTAGATGCTATCTCTTATTTTGGCTTAGATAGTAATCTTGCTTATGGGCAAAAAGGCTTAGAGTTTAGCAATGTTGGAAGCGCGTTAAAGGGCGGAATTCTTTATGCTGATGCAATTACTACAGTTAGTAACCGCTATGCGCAAGAAATACAAACCCCTCAGCATGGTTTTAAGATGGATGGGTTACTTAAGTCAAGACGTTATTCTTTAATTGGGATTCTTAATGGTGTTGATATGGATGATTGGAATCCAGCAACAGATATTCATTTACCAGCAAATTATTCAGTTAATGATTTAAGTGGCAAGAAAATTTGTAAACGAGAATTATTAAAAACCTTTGGACTACCACTAGATTTAGATCGTCCATTGATTGGAATAATTTCCAGAATGACAGATCAAAAAGGATTTGATCTAATCATAAAAATTATGAATCGTATCCTGGAAACTTCTGCTAACTTTGTTTTGTTAGGTTCAGGTTCAGATTATTATGAAAGGTATTTTCAAGCGGTACGTGATAGCCGTCCTGATCGAGTTGGTGTATACTTTGGCTTCAATAATCCGCTGGCACATAGAATTGAAGCAGGAAGTGACATTTTTTTAATGCCTTCTTATTATGAGCCTTGTGGGTTAAACCAAATGTATAGTTTACTTTATGGAACAGTTCCTATTGTTCATGCTACTGGTGGACTTGATGACACAGTAGAGAATTTTGATCGAGTCAAACTAGAAGGAAACGGTTTTAAGTTTTACTCCTATAATACAGAAAAATTATTAGAACGTGTTTATGAAGCATTAATTGCTTATAATGAAACAGAACTTTGGCAGCGAATAATGATTAATGGTATGACAGAAGATTTTTCTTGGTCAAAATCTGCCAGAAAATATTTAGATGTTTACCGTACTGTAAAACAAAGATTAGTAAATAACTAA
- a CDS encoding twin-arginine translocase TatA/TatE family subunit, with product MGNLGWTEMFFIAVIALIVFGPRRLPEMGKKLGRVMAQLRQASDQFKNAWENEVEKDGGLQDLRKLKDDLNPIKKLKDDLNPMNMLTKSSSSSSNNEPIENTLQTTNVLESSTQTESSNMTSIETSNISNNEINPEIFTPPIGVVERTKPISTIANNLAPVATVDPPSQVEENQQSISLTK from the coding sequence ATGGGTAATTTGGGTTGGACAGAAATGTTCTTTATCGCAGTTATAGCCTTGATAGTTTTTGGGCCTCGTAGACTACCAGAAATGGGAAAAAAACTTGGACGTGTTATGGCACAACTAAGGCAGGCTTCAGACCAATTTAAGAATGCATGGGAAAATGAAGTAGAAAAAGATGGAGGTTTGCAAGATTTAAGAAAGCTTAAAGATGATCTAAACCCCATCAAAAAACTTAAAGATGACCTAAACCCAATGAATATGCTAACTAAAAGCTCCTCTTCTAGTTCTAATAATGAACCAATAGAAAATACTCTACAAACTACTAATGTTTTGGAAAGCTCTACTCAAACAGAATCTAGTAATATGACTAGTATTGAAACATCAAATATTTCTAACAATGAAATTAATCCAGAAATTTTTACTCCTCCTATTGGTGTAGTAGAAAGGACTAAGCCCATTAGCACAATTGCTAATAATTTAGCACCTGTTGCAACAGTTGATCCTCCATCTCAGGTAGAAGAAAACCAGCAATCCATTAGTCTAACTAAATAA
- the tatC gene encoding twin-arginine translocase subunit TatC encodes MSNNQVDEEYDDSNEGAMSFLDHLDELRTRLTRAAIAIAICFIVCFIFSDKIYSFLDAPVRNALDKAERVQLEKGLIQISPIEKLSDDDTFDYVFSQEANLDGVIIPAGTSILSKLKTSEKGQRFVVTANKVVLGNKFIDQGFQLRADSIGNYSASNDAIVVHTLQGGFNLYIKVAFYGAIALSIPALLWQLWSFIAPGLYEHERKWVWPFVIMASFFFFLGASFAYYIAFPRAVEFLLSVSENFRPMIEVNEYFDLIITIILGLGLVFQIPTIVYFLSRLGLITHHFMIHFWRHAILVIFIIAALLSPTTDIPNMMVFALPMIGLYILSIGIAWACGRKRPTAEEAT; translated from the coding sequence ATGAGTAATAACCAGGTTGATGAAGAATATGATGATTCTAATGAAGGTGCAATGTCCTTCCTAGATCACTTAGATGAACTACGTACTAGGTTAACTAGAGCAGCCATAGCTATAGCTATATGTTTTATTGTCTGCTTTATTTTTTCTGACAAAATCTATAGTTTTTTAGATGCTCCTGTCAGAAATGCCCTAGATAAAGCCGAAAGGGTTCAGCTAGAAAAAGGTCTTATACAAATTAGTCCAATAGAAAAACTTTCTGATGATGATACTTTTGATTATGTATTTAGTCAGGAAGCTAATTTAGATGGTGTAATTATTCCTGCTGGTACTTCTATACTTTCTAAACTTAAAACTAGTGAAAAAGGTCAACGCTTTGTAGTTACTGCTAATAAAGTTGTATTAGGTAATAAATTTATTGATCAAGGTTTTCAACTTCGTGCTGATTCTATAGGAAACTATAGCGCATCCAATGACGCAATTGTTGTTCATACCCTACAAGGTGGCTTTAACCTATATATCAAAGTAGCTTTTTATGGAGCAATTGCATTAAGTATCCCTGCTTTACTTTGGCAACTTTGGTCTTTTATTGCTCCTGGTCTTTATGAACATGAAAGAAAATGGGTTTGGCCTTTTGTAATTATGGCTTCTTTCTTTTTCTTTTTAGGTGCTTCTTTTGCCTATTATATAGCTTTCCCTAGGGCAGTAGAGTTTTTATTAAGTGTTTCAGAAAACTTTCGACCAATGATTGAAGTTAATGAGTATTTTGACTTAATTATTACTATTATTTTAGGATTAGGCTTAGTTTTCCAAATTCCTACAATAGTTTACTTTTTATCTCGTTTAGGCTTAATTACTCATCATTTTATGATTCATTTTTGGCGACACGCAATTTTAGTTATTTTTATTATTGCAGCACTACTTTCACCTACAACAGATATTCCAAATATGATGGTTTTTGCACTGCCAATGATAGGTTTATATATTCTAAGCATTGGAATAGCTTGGGCATGTGGTAGAAAACGCCCAACAGCAGAGGAAGCAACATAA
- a CDS encoding GWxTD domain-containing protein, whose amino-acid sequence MPRKKKKRKQEDASNVYKRWLDNDVVYIITPDERAAFKKLQTDEEREQFIEQFWLRRDPDPDTPENEYREEYYRRIAYANEKYASGIPGWKTDRGRIYITFGPPDEVESHPAGGPYQRPFYEGGGQTSTYPFEIWFYRYLEGVGNGVEIEFVDPSGTGEYRIARNPDEKDALLYVPNAGLNFFEEVGLSRKQDRATFNPGNRDRLPYGRRVQDNPFERLALIANLGKAPAVKFKDLQARTNDPIIEFDVLPFDMRVHFLKVNESSVVSSFTVKLDNSDLSYKNIGGVSQATLNIHARITALSGRKAGLFEDIIESRCRETDLSVELKRSSVYQKNIILEPGRYKVDIVVKDIVSGHTGIIHEGFEVPKYSSEKLQSSTLIVADMVESLNGKVAAGPFIFGANKIRPNVSQQFTVGQPVGIYVQAYNVQIDQAELRPKIAAEYIISKDGKEVKRIKEDGNAKTVDLDGNGQQITLGRMLPINDLTPGTYEVKAWIKDEVSGQVIEPKGNFTVVEASKNK is encoded by the coding sequence ATGCCTCGTAAAAAGAAAAAGCGTAAGCAAGAAGACGCTAGTAATGTTTATAAGCGTTGGCTAGATAATGATGTAGTTTATATTATTACTCCTGATGAAAGAGCCGCGTTTAAGAAATTGCAAACCGACGAAGAACGAGAACAATTTATTGAGCAATTCTGGCTTCGCAGAGATCCAGATCCAGACACACCAGAAAATGAATACAGAGAAGAATATTATCGACGTATTGCATATGCTAATGAAAAATATGCTTCTGGTATACCTGGTTGGAAAACCGATCGAGGTCGTATCTATATTACTTTTGGCCCGCCAGATGAAGTAGAATCCCACCCAGCAGGTGGCCCTTATCAACGTCCATTTTATGAAGGTGGTGGACAAACTTCTACTTATCCTTTTGAAATTTGGTTTTATAGATATTTAGAGGGTGTTGGCAACGGTGTTGAGATAGAATTTGTTGATCCAAGTGGTACAGGGGAATATCGTATTGCTCGAAATCCAGATGAAAAAGACGCTTTGTTATATGTTCCTAATGCTGGTCTAAACTTCTTTGAAGAAGTAGGGCTTTCCAGAAAGCAAGATCGGGCTACTTTTAATCCTGGTAATCGTGATCGTCTCCCTTATGGCCGACGTGTTCAAGATAACCCATTTGAAAGATTAGCTTTAATTGCCAACTTAGGCAAGGCTCCTGCTGTTAAATTTAAGGATCTTCAAGCTAGAACAAATGACCCTATTATTGAATTTGATGTACTACCTTTTGATATGCGAGTACATTTCTTGAAAGTTAATGAAAGTTCTGTAGTAAGTTCATTTACTGTAAAATTAGATAACTCCGATCTCTCTTATAAAAATATTGGAGGTGTTTCTCAAGCAACTCTAAATATTCATGCTCGTATTACGGCTCTTTCTGGACGTAAAGCAGGTCTTTTTGAAGATATTATAGAATCTCGCTGCCGAGAAACCGACCTTTCAGTAGAACTTAAACGCAGTTCTGTTTACCAAAAAAATATCATTCTTGAGCCGGGCCGTTATAAAGTTGATATTGTTGTTAAAGATATAGTTAGCGGTCATACAGGCATTATTCATGAAGGTTTTGAAGTTCCAAAATATAGTTCTGAAAAACTGCAATCCAGTACTTTGATTGTTGCCGATATGGTGGAATCACTTAATGGCAAAGTTGCTGCTGGCCCATTTATATTTGGTGCAAATAAAATTCGTCCTAATGTTTCACAGCAATTTACAGTTGGACAACCTGTTGGTATTTATGTACAAGCTTACAATGTTCAAATTGACCAAGCTGAGTTAAGACCCAAGATTGCTGCTGAATATATTATTTCCAAAGATGGAAAAGAAGTTAAGCGTATCAAAGAAGATGGTAATGCAAAAACTGTAGATTTAGATGGTAATGGACAACAAATTACTTTAGGCCGTATGTTACCAATAAATGATTTAACTCCAGGCACATATGAAGTAAAAGCATGGATTAAAGATGAGGTTTCTGGACAAGTAATTGAGCCAAAAGGTAATTTTACAGTTGTTGAAGCTAGCAAGAATAAGTAA
- the nfi gene encoding deoxyribonuclease V has product MEYKELHRWDVSASEAIQIQNSLRSEVRMEKLTKEIKYIAGADISFEKFSNVVYAGFVVIKVKTLKVVASSSVITEAKFPYIPGLFSFRELPPLLEAWKKLEVEPDVVVLDGQGIAHPRRFGIASHMGLLIDRPTIGCAKSILVGKYHDLAPTAGSSAPLKDKGEQIGVALRTKNKVNPVFVSVGHLIDLEDAVKVIMSTVSNYRIPAPTREAHLLVNWLRTQSGAGKVVDDEEE; this is encoded by the coding sequence ATGGAATACAAAGAATTACACCGATGGGATGTCTCGGCTAGCGAAGCTATTCAGATACAAAATAGCTTACGTAGTGAAGTAAGGATGGAAAAACTTACTAAAGAGATTAAGTATATTGCAGGAGCAGACATTTCATTTGAAAAATTTTCTAATGTTGTTTATGCAGGGTTTGTAGTAATTAAAGTAAAGACTCTTAAAGTCGTGGCATCATCAAGCGTTATAACAGAAGCTAAATTCCCTTATATACCAGGGCTATTTTCTTTTCGGGAACTACCTCCGCTTTTAGAAGCTTGGAAAAAATTAGAGGTAGAACCGGATGTAGTAGTATTAGATGGTCAAGGAATTGCTCACCCTAGACGATTTGGTATTGCTTCACATATGGGATTATTAATTGATCGTCCTACAATTGGTTGTGCTAAAAGCATTTTAGTTGGCAAATACCATGACTTAGCACCTACAGCAGGAAGTAGCGCTCCCTTAAAAGATAAAGGCGAGCAAATTGGTGTAGCACTTCGCACTAAAAACAAAGTAAACCCAGTTTTTGTTTCTGTTGGGCATCTAATTGACCTTGAAGACGCTGTAAAAGTTATAATGAGTACAGTTTCAAATTATCGTATTCCAGCACCAACAAGAGAAGCACATTTACTAGTTAATTGGCTTCGTACTCAATCAGGTGCAGGAAAAGTTGTTGATGATGAAGAGGAATAA
- a CDS encoding UbiA family prenyltransferase, producing MFKDLKVTLEMIKIEHTLFALPFAILGAVLAAGGIPTLEKLFWISLCMVTARSAAMAFNRLVDQKFDAANPRTQNRAIPAGLLSSKFVLLFTIISSLLFIFASAQLNQLTLMLSPIALGSVLIYSYTKRFTSLSHLVLGWCLSIAPTGAWLAIAGEFHPIPLILSATVMLWTAGFDIVYACQDYEFDKQVGLYSIPQRFGIVKALWLARFFHFVVFVLLVIFFFIANLKWLGGVGVILSTILLIRQHSLVKADDLSKLDAAFFTTNATLSIILMITVGTDVLLLR from the coding sequence ATGTTCAAAGATCTAAAAGTTACTCTAGAAATGATAAAAATCGAGCATACTCTTTTTGCATTGCCTTTTGCAATCTTAGGTGCAGTGCTTGCCGCAGGGGGTATTCCAACCTTAGAAAAGCTTTTTTGGATTAGTTTATGTATGGTGACAGCTAGATCAGCAGCAATGGCTTTTAATCGCCTAGTAGACCAAAAATTCGATGCTGCTAACCCTCGTACACAAAACCGTGCTATTCCAGCAGGGCTATTATCTAGTAAATTTGTTTTGCTTTTTACAATTATATCTAGTCTATTGTTTATATTTGCTTCAGCACAACTAAATCAACTTACCTTAATGCTTTCCCCTATTGCTTTAGGCTCAGTCCTAATTTATTCCTATACAAAAAGATTTACATCCTTGTCTCATTTAGTTTTAGGATGGTGTTTGTCAATTGCTCCTACAGGAGCTTGGTTAGCAATTGCAGGAGAATTTCATCCAATTCCATTAATACTTTCAGCAACTGTTATGCTTTGGACTGCTGGCTTTGATATTGTTTATGCTTGTCAAGATTATGAGTTTGATAAACAAGTAGGTCTTTATTCCATTCCTCAAAGATTTGGTATTGTAAAGGCATTATGGCTTGCTAGGTTTTTTCATTTTGTAGTGTTTGTCTTATTAGTAATCTTTTTCTTTATTGCTAACTTAAAATGGTTAGGAGGTGTTGGAGTAATACTATCTACCATTTTATTAATTAGACAACATAGCTTAGTAAAAGCTGATGACTTATCAAAACTAGATGCAGCTTTTTTTACTACTAATGCAACTCTAAGCATTATATTAATGATTACTGTTGGAACTGATGTTCTACTATTGCGCTAA
- a CDS encoding Rne/Rng family ribonuclease, giving the protein MPPPVKAENNVPLERIVDEDTKDLATDESTLSDDLAPDGGESDGENWQSKNSREPGHKPHFRRSNNRRRRRGGPPPAPRPPANYGETTPTSTSPVAGERPEVVAKEAPGRFYPPAITDLLREGQEIVVQIAKEPIALKGARITSHIALPGRYIVYMPTVHHIGVSRKISSDAERLRLKKIMLSLRDKERPQGGFILRTACEGHTEQELYDDMMYLVRTWQDIKRKAEKLKAPALIAGELDLVQRTLRDQLSDDIVSIRIDNEEEYTKVVDFISRFQPKLVKKVKLYTWKKPIFEEYGVQEELDKAIKPRVWLPSGGYIVINQTEALVAIDVNTGKYVGKSNRLEDTITKINIEAVKEIVRQIRLRDLGGIIVLDLIDMEERKNRFKVMQALEQELKADRSPSKVLQFNDFGLVAITRKRVRQSLERTLCCPCPYCEGSGLIKSPQTVCYEILAEARRFVSDTENLQASSEVTLRVHPEVANALRSTEKKVLAEIEAYLGCNVVLRGDNSVHQERYDFAIR; this is encoded by the coding sequence ATACCTCCTCCAGTTAAGGCTGAAAATAATGTTCCATTAGAAAGAATTGTGGATGAAGATACAAAAGATTTAGCTACTGATGAGTCTACGCTATCAGATGACTTAGCACCAGACGGTGGTGAGTCAGATGGAGAGAATTGGCAGTCTAAAAATAGCAGGGAACCTGGACATAAGCCTCATTTTAGACGTAGTAACAATAGAAGAAGACGTAGAGGAGGCCCACCTCCTGCACCACGTCCACCTGCAAATTATGGTGAGACAACACCAACCTCTACATCCCCTGTTGCTGGTGAAAGACCCGAAGTTGTAGCAAAAGAAGCACCAGGACGCTTTTATCCTCCAGCAATTACAGACCTACTTCGTGAAGGACAAGAAATAGTTGTACAAATAGCTAAAGAGCCAATTGCCTTAAAAGGTGCCCGCATCACTTCTCATATTGCATTGCCAGGTAGATATATAGTCTATATGCCTACGGTTCATCATATTGGTGTATCCCGAAAAATTTCTTCTGATGCAGAGCGTCTAAGATTAAAGAAAATAATGCTTTCTTTAAGAGATAAAGAACGCCCTCAAGGTGGTTTTATTTTACGTACTGCTTGTGAAGGCCATACAGAACAAGAACTCTATGATGATATGATGTATTTAGTACGTACATGGCAAGACATTAAGAGAAAAGCCGAAAAATTAAAGGCTCCAGCCTTAATTGCCGGTGAATTAGACTTAGTACAACGTACCTTAAGAGATCAACTTTCTGATGATATTGTTTCTATCAGAATAGATAATGAAGAAGAGTATACTAAAGTAGTAGATTTTATTAGTCGATTTCAACCTAAATTAGTTAAAAAAGTGAAGCTTTATACTTGGAAAAAACCTATTTTTGAGGAATATGGCGTTCAAGAAGAACTAGATAAAGCTATAAAACCTAGAGTATGGCTTCCTTCAGGTGGTTATATTGTAATTAATCAAACAGAAGCACTTGTGGCAATTGATGTTAATACGGGTAAATATGTAGGTAAATCCAATCGTTTAGAAGATACAATCACCAAAATAAATATAGAAGCAGTAAAAGAAATAGTTCGTCAAATACGCCTTCGTGATTTAGGTGGAATTATTGTACTAGATTTAATTGATATGGAAGAACGCAAAAACCGCTTTAAGGTGATGCAAGCTCTAGAACAAGAACTAAAAGCAGATAGATCCCCTTCAAAAGTATTGCAGTTTAATGATTTTGGATTGGTTGCAATAACTCGTAAGCGCGTTAGACAAAGTTTAGAGCGAACTTTATGTTGTCCATGTCCTTACTGTGAAGGTAGTGGATTGATTAAATCACCTCAAACTGTTTGTTATGAAATTCTAGCAGAAGCACGAAGGTTTGTTTCTGATACAGAAAACCTTCAAGCTAGTTCGGAAGTAACTTTGCGAGTACATCCAGAAGTTGCCAATGCTTTAAGGAGTACAGAAAAGAAAGTTCTTGCTGAAATAGAAGCTTATTTAGGCTGTAATGTAGTTTTACGAGGAGATAACTCTGTACATCAAGAAAGATATGATTTTGCTATTCGCTAA